ATGAAGATCGAGTCGGGGCCGCTCTGCTTGCGCAGATCGAGCATCCTGGCGCTGATCTCGTTGAGCGCCTGGTCCCAGGAGATGCGCTGGTACTTGCCGTCGACCAGCTTCATCGGGTACTTGAGGCGGTACTCGCCGTGCCCGTGCTCGCGCAGCGCCGCACCCTTGGCGCAGTGCGCGCCGAGGTTGATCGGCGAGTCGAACACCGGCTCCTGGCGTACCCAGACGCCGTTCTCGACCACCGCGTCGACGGCACAGCCGACGGAGCAGTGGCCGCACACGGTGCGGCGGACTTCGATCTTCGACGACTTGTCACCCTTGGGCGCGTCGGCCGCATGGGCCTTGCGCACGAGCGTGAGCTGCGAGGCGGCCAGGCCGGCGCCGACCCCCAGCCCCGAGCGGCGCAGGAAGGCGCGCCGGTCCATCGTGGGAATGGCCCGCGAGACACCGCGTGCCAGGCTGGAGACGAGCGAAGACGACGGCGACGCGGCCTGCGCGTCGGACGATTTGCGCGTGAGCAACATGATTCCTCCTCGGGCTGGAGCGTGCCGCCCGGAATCAGACTTTGGTGGTCTCGTAGTAGCGCAGCACGTGCTGCGTCAGGCGATAGCCTTGTTGGGGATCGGCGGCGGCCGGCTGGTTCGCCTGGGCCACGGCTTGCTCGGGGGCGACGGGAAGCGTCTTGGCGGCAATCGCCGCCGCGCCTGCCACCCCCGCGCCGAGCAGGAGGCTGCGGCGTCGGGTGGGGGGCGTACCCCCCGTATCGGCATTCCGATCCAAAGCGCTCGACTTCATGATCTTTTCTCCAGGAGTTGTGTCCTGCCCGCTGACATCAGGACTTTATGCACCATGTTGCATGCGGTCATTAGGGTCTGTCCCAACGGGAAACCCGCCTCCCGTGCGCTCTACGCATCGAGCATGTCGAACGCCTGGGACTCCACCGCAAAAAAGGCCTGCGCGAAGAGAGCCACGGTCCGATAGAAGTCCGCCGCCGGATGCGCGGCGATCTGCTCGCACATCGCCCCGGCCCATGCGCGCAGGTGCGTGTCGAAGAAGCGGCGCTGCGTCGCCAGGTTGCTCACCGCCACGTCGTCGCCGGCGATCAGGAAGCGCATCGCCTCGCACAGGTAGGCGATGTGGTCCTCGGTCTCGGTCACCGTCTCGGCGCGCTCGAGTCCCAGCTCGGCCAAGGTGTCGCGCAGCGCGACCAGAGGCTTCTCATTCAGCGCGCCGGCCAGGTGATGCGACCCGTACAGGAACACCTCGGGCTTGCCGATGCCCAGGAACAGCGCGTCGTATTCAGCGGCCGCCTGCTCGCGCCCGAGGCGCCGCGACGCGCCGACGACGTCGGTCCAGCTCGATTCGAGAAAGGCGCCCGCCACGGGCGCGACAGTAGGGGCCACCTGGAGCTGCTCGTACAGCTCGTGCGAGGGCGGCGCGTAGAAGAGCTGCGCCAGCAGCCCGTAGACCTCGGCGCGCGCCAGCTCGTCGCTGTCGTCGGTGGTGCTCAGGCGAAGGGGCTGGTTCATCGGATGTCGGTGATCTTCAACTCGTCGGTGCTGGTGTGGATGTCGATCACGCGGCAGTCGCTGCACATGCGCAGACGCTCGGCGGCGGCGCCCTGGAACATGGCGTGACCGGCCAGCTTGACGATCATCGCCTCGATGGCCTTCAGCGTGCCGAAGGGCTTGCCGCAGCGGATGCAGCGGTAAGGCTCGACCTCGTTCAGCACCCGCGGCTGCTTGCGCGCCTTGCCCTCGTCGGCCAGCCACAGGCGCGGCTGCAGGCGGATCGCCTGCTCCGGACAGGTGATCTCGCACAAGCCGCACTGCACGCAGTTCTTCTCGATGAAGCGCAGCTGCGGCCGCTCGGGGTTGTCGCCCAGCGCGCTTTCCGGACAGGCGCCGACGCACGCGAGGCACAGGGTGCACTTGCCGGTATCGACCGTGATGCTGCCGAACGGACTGCCGGCCGCCGGCAGCGCGATGGCATCGGCGCGCGCGGGCGCCTGCGAGAGCAGGTGATCGATGGCCAGCTCCAGCGTGGCGCGCTTGTCGGCCTGCACCGCGAAGCTGGCCGGCGGCACCGTGGCCGCGGCGGCCGGCGGCGCCTGCAGCGCCGCATCGAGGCGGGCCAGGTCGTCGTCGTCGCGCGACAACAGCAGGCGCACGCGCCCGGCCGCGCCCAGGCCTTCCATCAGCGCATTGGCCACTTCGGCCTGCGCCGCCAGCGCCTTGCGGTAGTCCGGCGCCTCCTCGTCGGTCAGCAGCAGCCAGACGTCGGACGCGCCATAGGCGAAGGCGGCCAGCCACAGATCGAGGCCGACGCTCGCCGTGTGCCAGACGTCGACCGGCAGCACCCGCGCCGGCACGCCGCGCACGGACGGGCTCACGCGTGCCGCGCGGCCCAGCGCGTTGAGCCGCCGGCTGCCGGCGCCCTGGCTGTGCAGCAGCAGCGCCGGCGCGGCGCCGCCGGCGCGTCGGTAGGTTTGCAGCAAGGTGCGCAGCCGCCTTCCCTGGTGATCCGGCGACGGCGTCGCATAGGTCAGCGCGCCGCTCGGGCACACGGTGGTGCAGGCGCCGCAGCCGACGCAGAGGTGCGGCTCGACGCGGATGCCGCCGCCTTCGGTCGCCAGGCTGCTGATGGCCTGGGCCGAGCACACCTCGACGCAGGCGTTGCAGCCCACTCGCTCGTTGCGGCTGTGCGCGCACAGCTTGCTGCGGTACTGGAAGAAGGTGGGCTTCTCGAACTCGCCGCTCATCTCGCGCAGCTGCAGCACGGCGTCGACCAGCCGATCCGGATCGGTGCCCGCACGGAAATAGCCTTGCGGCGGCTGGTGCAGGGCGAGCACCGGTGTCGCGCCCAGATCGAGCACCAGGTCGAAGGTCTCCGACATCGTCTGCGGGCCCCGCTCGAAGTCGATGGCGCCGGCGGCTTCGCACACGCGCACGCAGTCGCGGTGGCTGCGGCAGCGACCGAGGTCGATCTGGTAGCTGAAGTCGATTGCCGATTCCGGACAGGCCTCGATGCAGGCATTGCAGCGAGTGCACAGGTCGAGATCGATGGGGTTGCCGCTGTCCCATTCGACTTCGAACTGCCCCAGCCAGCCGCGCAGCGACTTCACGGTGCCGGCGTGCACCGGCCAGTCGCGCTGCTGCGTGACTTCGCCGCCGGGACGGGTGAGCAGCAGGCTCACCTCCAGCTTGTCGGCGAGCATCGCGGCGGCGCGCTGCGCGGCGGCCGCGTCGCCGATGATCAGCACCCGGCCGCCGCTGCGGTAGCTCACCGTCGGCACCGGATCGGGTGGCGGGAGCTGCGCGGCAGCGATCAGCGCGGCAATCTTGGGCGTGGCCTGCTTCGCGTCCTTGGACCAGCCGCCGCTCTCGCGGATGTTGACGAAGCGGATCGGCCGCTCCTGCACGCCGGGCGCGCCTTCGGTCTCGGCGTTCAGCTCCAGGAACAGCCGGCTTTCCTGCGTGCAGGCGACCAGCAGGTCATCGCCGCTCTTGGCGGCGCGCTGGAAGGCGCCGGCTTCGCGTCGGCACAGCGTGCTGTGCAGCGTCTGCAGCCCGTCCCCGGCGTCAGGCGGGAGGGCCTTTGCCAGGGCCGCCGGGTCCAGCGGCATCGTCTTGTTGCAGTCGCAGATCAGTGTCTTCATCGGGGGGTACTGCGGAAGGGTCAACCGAAGACTGTGTCACCAGCGGGGCCCCGGCGCCATCGGGGGATGCCTTGGGAGGCGGCGGCTGCGCCTCCTCTTCGAACAGCCCGAGGAACTGCGCCTGCGCCATGTTGCGCAGCATGGACGCAGGTATCGGGTCGGGCTTGCCGTAGTCGTCGATGTAGATGTCGAGGCCGTCCATCATGTTGAAGCGCGGATCGGCGAACAGCTTCTTCAGCGCGGCGTTCTTGACGGCGGGGTCGACGTCGCGGGTGACGAAGCGCGTGAAGTCGGAGCCGGGGGTGAGATCGGCCACGTCCTGCATCGTCGGCGGCGGATCCTTCGGGGGCGGCTCGGGCGCCTCGGGCGCCTCGGCGGGCAGCGTTGCGGCGGAGGGCGGCACGGCCGCAGGGTCGGCCGGCACCGGCTCGGCCGGCAGCTCGACGCCGGCCTTCACCTCGGCCTTGCGGCGGGACCATCTCGACAGGAAACCTTCGTCGCTCATCGGGCGCCTCGCTTGTCCGGCGGCAGGAAGGACGCCGGCCGCTTGCGCTGCTTGGGCTCGGGCCGGTAGTGCTCGTCGGTGTAGGCCTGCAGCCAGCCGCACAGCGGCAGCGGCAGCGGCACGTTGTCGACGCGCTCCTGGGCGTCCAGCCAGCGCCCGGCTTCGTTGTAGGACACGCTGACCGCCTCGGGACGCGCCTGCGAGGGATCCTCGTCGTCGACCCGCCACATGACGAACCACACCGGTGCGCCCGAGCTGAGGTTCAGGTAGTAGCCCTCGCCCTCGTCGTCGAACAGCTCCACGCTGAACGCAGGATGAAGCGTGCGGCGCAGCTTGCCGTCGTCGCGCAGCACCCGGGCCTCGGTGCCGAAGCCTTCGTCGATCACCACGTCGACGATGCGAAAGCGCCAGTCTTCCCAGCGGTTGGGCTGGGCTTCGCGCTCCATCACCACCGCCACCTGCACCGCGGGGCGATCGGTTGTCATCTAGGTGTTCTTGGAAATGCTGATGGTCGGGAACTTCGACGAAAAGTCCTTGGCGCGCTGCGCGATCTTCACCGCGACCTGGCGCGCGACGCCCTTGTACAGCCCGGCGATCTCGCCGTCGGGGTCGCTGACGACGCTGGGCCGCCCGCCGTCGGCCTGAACGCGGATCGACAGGTTGAGCGGCAGCGCGCCGAGGTAGTCCATGCCGTACTCGGCAGCCAGCTTCTTTCCGCCCTCGGCCCCGAAGATGTGCTCCACATGGCCGCACTTCTCGCACACGTGCACCGCCATGTTCTCCACGATGCCGAGGATGGGCACGCCGACCTTCTCGAACATCTTGATGCCCTTCTTCGCGTCGAGCAGGGCGATGTCCTGGGGCGTGGTGACGATCACCGCGCCGGTGAGCGGCACGCGCTGGCTCAGCGTCAGCTGGATGTCCCCGGTGCCGGGCGGCATGTCGACGATCAGGTAGTCGAGATCGCCCCAGTTGGTCTGCCGCAGAAGCTGCTCCAGCGCCTGGGTGGCCATGGGACCGCGCCAGATCATCGGGTTGTCGGCGTCGACCAGGAACCCGATCGACATCACCTGCACGCCGTAGTTCTCGAGCGGCTCCATCGTCTTGCCGTCGTTCGACTCGGGGCGGCCTTCGATGCCCATCATCATGGGCTGGCTGGGACCGTAGATGTCGGCATCGAGGATGCCGACGGCCGCGCCTTCTGCTGCCAGCGCCAGCGCCAGGTTGACCGCCGTGGTGCTCTTGCCGACGCCGCCCTTGCCCGACGCGACGGCGACGATGTTCTTCACGTTGGGCAGCAGCTGCACGCCGCGCTGCACCGCGTGCGGAATGATCCTGGTGGCGAGGTTGACGCTCACGTTCTCCACCCCGGGCAGGCTGCGCGCCGCCGCGATCAGCTCCTTGCGCAGCGCGGCGACCTGGCTTTTCGCGGGGTAGCCGAGCTCGACGTCGAAGGCCACGTCGCCGCCGTCGATGCGCAGGTTCTTCAGCTGCTTGGCCGAGACGAAGTCGCGGCCGGTGTTGGGGTCGGTGACGGACTTCAGCGCTTCGAGCAGCGCGGATTCGGTGACGGGCATGGGGGGCGCAAGGGCGGGTGCTGGAGGACGAATGGACCAGTCTACGACAGCCGGCGCCCGGCCGCCGGCGACACGCCGGCATGCCGCCATCCGCAGGCGGCCACTGCGTCACGGCGCCTAGAATCCGGGCTTTCCCCGGATTTCCCGCGCCATCCCGGCTGCCGCACCATGCCGCGCAAGCTCTTCGTCACCACCGCCCTGCCCTACGCCAACGCGCCGTTCCACGTCGGCCACATGATGGAGTACATCCAGGCCGACATCTGGGTGCGGGTGCTGCGCATGCAGGGCCACGAGGTGCACTTCGTCTGCGCCGACGACGCCCACGGCGCGCCGATCATGATCGCCGCCGAGAAGGCCGGCAAGACGCCACAGGAGTTCGTCGCGGAGATCGCCGCAGGACGCAGGCAATACCTCGACGGCTTTCACATCGGCTTCGACAACTGGCATTCCACCGACGGCCCGGAGAACCACGAGCTCGCGAAGGACATCTACCGCGCGCTTCGCAAGGAGGGCCTGATCGCGGTGCGCTCGATCGAGCAGTTCTTCGATCCGGTCAAGGGCATGTTCCTGCCCGATCGCTACATCAAGGGCGAATGCCCGCGCTGCGGCGCGAAGGACCAGTACGGCGACTCGTGCGAGGTGTGCGGCGCGGTCTATGCGCCCACCGAGCTGAAGAACCCGTACTCCACGCTGACCGGCGCCACGCCGGTCATGAAGTCCAGCGAGCACTACTTCTTCCAGCTGTCCTCGCAGCGCTGCATCGACTACCTGAGGCAGTGGACGGGCCATGCCGGCCGGCTGCAGCCCGAGGTGCTGAACAAGATCAAGGAGTGGTTCGCCGTCGACGAGCAGGGGCACGGCGGGCTGTCCGACTGGGACATCAGCCGCGACGCGCCCTACTTCGGCATCGACATTCCCGATGCGCCCGGCAAGTACTTCTATGTCTGGCTCGATGCACCGATCGGCTACCTGGCCTCGCTGAAGAACTACTTCGCCAAGACCGGTCGCGACTTCGACGCCTTCATGGCCGACCCGGCGGTCGAGCAGGTGCACTTCATCGGCAAGGACATCACCTACTTCCACACCCTGTTCTGGCCCGCGATGCTGCACTTCTCCGGCCGCAAGGCGCCGGACAAGGTCTTCGTGCACGGCTTCATCACGGTCAGCGGCGAGAAGATGAGCAAGAGCCGCGGCACCGGCATCTCGCCGCTGAAGTACCTCGAGCTCGGGATGAACGCCGAATGGCTGCGCTACTACATCGCCGCCAAGCTCAACGCCAAGGTCGAGGACGTCGACTTCAATCCCGACGACTTCGTCGCGCGGGTCAACAGCGACCTCGTCGGCAAGTACATCAACATCGCCAGCCGCGCCGCCGGATTCCTCAGCAAGCGCTTCGGCGGCACGCTGACGGCGCAGCACGCGGCCGACGGGCAGAAGCTGATCGATGCGGTGATGTCGCAGTCGCGCGAGATCCAGCGGCTGTACGAGGAGCGCGAGTACGGCAAGGCGCTGCGCGAGGTGATGCTGCTGGCCGATCGCGTCAACGAATACGTCGACCAGAACAAGCCCTGGGAGCTCGCCAAGCAGGCCGGCCAGGATGCGCGACTGCACGAGGTGTGCTCGGTCTGCATCGAGACCTTCCGCCTGCTCACGGTCTACCTGAAGCCCGTGCTGCCGGCGCTCGCCGCGCAGGTCGAAGCTTTCCTGCGCGTCGCGCCGCTCGCCTTCGCCGACGTCGATCGGCCGCTCGGTCAGCACACCATCGGCGAGTACAAGCACCTGATGCAGCGTGTCGACCCGACGCTGCTCGACGCCTTGTTCGAGCCGCCGCCTGCGCCCGTCGACGCGACGGCGGTCGACGAGCCCGGCGGCGAGGCGATCGCCGAGACCATCGCGATCGGCGACTTCTCGAAGATCGACCTGCGCATCGCGAAGATCGTCGGCGCCGAGTACGTGACCGGCTCCGACAAGCTGCTTCGGCTGACGCTCGACGTGGGCGAACCCAAGCCGCGCAACGTCTTCAGCGGCATCCGCAGCGCCTACGAGCCGCAGGACCTGGTGGGCAAGTACACCGTGATGGTTGCCAACCTCGCCCCGCGCAAGATGAAGTTCGGCGTCAGCGAAGGCATGGTGCTGGCCGCCAGCCACGCCGACGAGAAGGCCAACCCCGGGCTCTACATCCTGGAGGCCTGGCCGGGCGCCACGCCGGGTCTGCGCGTCCGCTAGCCGGGGATCGCCCTCATGCCGCTCGCCACCTCCGCCGCGTCCCGGAAGGCGCGCGCGCGGTGGGCGAGATGGTCGACCAGCGTGTTCGCCAAACCCGACGGCTGGTCGGAATCGCACCAGACCAGCGGCGCCGACTGGCCGGCCGCCAGCGTCACGCCGGTGCATCGCTTTGCCGACACGCAGTGGGACGCCGGGCCGACCAGCGGGGTCGAAGAGCTGCTCGAGGACGGCGCGCTGCTCGGCTTTGCCAGCCTGCCGTTCACCCTCGCCGAGTCCGAAGCCCGCCGGCTGCTGGACGGGCCCGCGCCGGCCGCGCTGCTCGCGCGCTACGCCGAGCACAGCGAGGCGCTGGCGCTGCGCCTGTTTCCGCACTACCGCGGCTGCCTGCGCCGGGGTCCCGTCTCGCTGCGGTCCTGCGGTGTGACCGCCGGCGAAGCGAGCTGGCGCCGCGACGACACACGGTTGCACGTGGCGGCCGACCCCGCCCGGCCGACGCGCGGCACACGGCAGCTGCTGGTGTGCTGCAACCTGGATCCGGCCGGCGGCACGCATGCGTGGCGCGTCGGCGAGCCCTTCGCCGCCCATGCGCGCCGCTACCTCGCCTCGCTGACCCGGCCACTGCCCGGATCGGCCGCGTTGCTGCGGGCACTGGCCGTCACGCGCGGCCGCCGCACGGAGTTCGACCACCTGATGCTGCAGCTGCACGACCACGCGAAGGCCGATCTGGACTTCCAGCGCAACAGCCCCCAGGCGGAGGTCGTCTTCCCGGCGGGCTCGACCTGGATCGTCTATGGCGACCAGGTACCGCACGCCGCCATGACCGGACGGCATCTGATCGAGCAGACCTTCCACTTGCGCGTCGACGACATGCAGCGGCCCGAGACCGCTCCGCTTCGCACGCTGGAGCGCCTGCTGCACCGTCCCCTCGGATAGACTTCGCGACGTGACGATCGCCCGCCACTCCCGCATCTGGCAGCTCTCGCGGCGACGCCGCTTCATGGCCCGGGCGCACCACTGCGGCCCGCCCTGCGCATCGAACGACCCCGTGTCCTTCGATACCAGGAGCTTCCATGGCCTTGCCTCGTCTGCCGATCCAGCTTCATCCCTTCCGCCCGCGGCTGCTTGAGCACCTGCGCGGCTATCGGCGCAGCGACTTCTTCCACGACCTGGGCGCCGGCGTCACCGTCGGCGTCGTCGCGCTGCCGCTTGCGATGGCTTTCGCGATCGCCTCGGGCGTCAAGCCGGAGCAGGGCATCTTCACCGCCATCGTTGCCGGCTTCCTGATCTCGGCGCTGGGCGGCTCCAGCGTGCAGATCGGCGGACCGGCGGGTGCGTTCATCGTCATCGTGTTCGGCATCGTGCAGCGGTACGGCCTGACCAACCTGCTGATCTCCACCGCGCTCGCCGGCGTGCTGCTGTTTGCCATGGGCGCGCTGAAGCTGGGCGCGCTGGTGCGCTACATGCCGGTGCCCATCATCATCGGATTCACCAATGGCATCGCCGTGCTGATCGCGCTGTCGCAGGTGCGCGACCTGCTCGGCCTGCGCATCGACAAGCTGCCGGGCGACTTCTTCTCCCAGATCCACGCGTATGCGACGCACCTCGACACCTTCAACCCGCATGCGCTCGCGATCGGCGGCCTGTGCGCCGCGGGGTTGTTCGTCTGGCCGCGGCTGTTCTCGCCCGGCGCGCTGGTGCCGCAGAAGGCGCTGGAAGGCATCACGTTGCGCACTGCGGCGCGCATGCCCGGGCCCATCCTCGCGCTGGTGACGCTCACCATCGCCGCCGCGGTGCTGAAGCTGCCGGTGGAGACCATCGGCTCGCGCTTCGGCGGCATCCCGCAGGGCCTGCCGTCGCTCGCATTGCCGCCGTTCAGCTGGGACAGCGCCCGCCAGCTGTTCATTCCCACGCTGACCATCGCGCTGCTCGGGGCGGTCGAGTCGCTGCTGTGCGCGCGCGTCGCCGACAACCTGACGACGCAGCCTCGCCACGATCCCAACCAGGAGCTGATGGCCCAGGGACTCGCCAACATGGTGGTGCCGGCCTTCGGCGGCATTCCCGCCACCGGCACCATCGCACGCACCGTCACCAACGTGCGGGCCGGCGCGCGCTCCCCCGTGGCCGGCATCGTGCATGCGCTGACGCTGCTGGCGGTGGTGCTGGTCGCGGCACCGCTGGCCGAATACGTGCCGCTCGCCGCGCTCGCCGGCATCCTGCTCTTCGTCGCGTGGAACATGGGCGAGTGGCACGAGTTCGCACGGCTGCGTCATTTCAGCGTGCCCTACCGCACCATCCTGGTCGGCACTTTCCTGCTGACGGTGATCTTCGACCTCACCGTCGCGGTCGAGGTGGGCCTGGCGCTCGCCTGCGTGTTCTTCATCTACCGGATGAGCACGCTGTTCCGCCTCGAGCCCCATGCCGCGCCGGCCGGCGTGCACGTGCTGCGGCTGTACGGCGCGCTGTTCTTCGGGGCCGTCTCGAAGATGGAGGCGGTCGCGGAGTCGCTGCCGCCTGGCACGCATGCCGTCGTGCTGGAGATGCACCGCCTGGTGCTGATCGACACCTCGGGCCTCGACTCGCTGCGCCAGCTTCAGCGCGCGCTGGAGCGGCAAGGCGTTCGGCTGCTGCTGTGCGACGTCAACGAGCAGCCGCGCAGCCTGATCCAGCGGTCGGGCTTCGAGAAGGAGATCGGTGCCGGGCATCTGCTGCCCGACCTGCCGTCGGCGCTGGCTGCCGTCGGCGGCGCAACGCACTCACCTACCAGAACGCCTCGGCCTTGAGGAACCTTCGCACCGGCTTGTCGCCTCGCGCGATCAGCTCCTGCTTGCGTCCAGCCAGCCAGCCGAGCGCGAACAGCGCATGCGGATCCTCGCTGCTGCGGTTGCGATAGGCGTCCAGCGCCACCATCACGTCCACGATCTCGCCCAGGCATTCCTGCAGCTTGCGCAACGGCTTGAGGTAGCGTTCGACCGCACGCGGCTTGAACAGGCTCGCCGCGAACTCGATGGCGTAGCGCAGTGTCTTCGCTCGCTTGCGAAGCGTGTGGCGACCGACGTCGTCGAGCTCGTGGAAGCGCTTGGCGTCGGCGCGGACCTTGTGGTGCCAGCGGCCGATCCGATGGGCCAGCGCGGCGCGAAGTTCCGGCGCATCGTCGGCCGCGCTCTCGGCGGCCTGCCGGGTCTGCGCGAACAGCTCCAGCAGCAAGGCCTGCGCCGGTCCCAGGCGCATCAGCTCTGCCGGATCGGCCGCGTCGTCCGGCGCAGGCATCGCCGGTGCCTCGAAGCCGAGTCCTGCGGCCGCCAAGGCCTCGCTCAGCGCCACGGCCAGCGGCGCGGCGACGGCGGCTCGGTCGCGCGCCGCCCCGAGACGGCGAAACAGCACCGCGGCCTCCAACGGCAGAGCGGCGGGAGTGGCCTCGGCGGGAAACACGCGCAGCGCGGTGCGCATGCGCCGCAGGCCGATGCGCAGCTGATGCACGTGCTCGTCCTCGAAGGTGCCGCTCGCCACCTGGCTGCCGTTGGCGACGATCTGTTGCAGGCAGGATCCCAGCACGGCGCGCCGTCCCTCGGCCAGCGACATCTCGCGCATCAGCTCGACGGCAGCGGCCTTGCACGGCGGCGTCATCGTCTCGCCGCGTGCCAGCAGGTCGCCCCGCGCGGCCTTGCTGCGGGTGTCCAGCCACAGCCGGTGGCGCAGCACCCAGCGCCGCGCGGCGGCGATCACCGCTTGCGGCGACCCGGCGAGCAGCTCGATCTCGAGCTCGCACACCGGAAGGCGGCGCGGCCCGGCCACGATCTCGCCTTCGTCGAACGCCAGCTCCAGCGTGCCGTGCGCGGTGCGCACCCGGCGGCTGCGGCGTCGGATGTCGGTGCGGTACAGGCATTGCAGCGCCGGCGATGGCGCGCCGCGCAGCACCTCCAGCAGGCGATCGCCCGCCGGCGTGCCGGCATGCAGTTGCGGATCGGCGAACGTGTCGGTCGAGGTCGTCGCCGGCAGGCCCACGTTGTGCTCGAACCGCGTCATGCCGTCGACCGCGTCGGCTTTCAGCGTCTGCATCCACCGGCGTCCCTCGCGCCGCACGCGCAGCGCCATGCCGGCGCGAGCCAGCGCTCGGTCGGCGGTGTCGAAGTAGGCCGCCTGCAGGCGTTGGCGCTGCGCCGCATGGCGCCCGGCCACTTCGGCGTCGACGGCGCTTCGGCAGGCCGCCGGAACCTGCAACTTCAGCTCGACCTCGTGCACCCCTGCGCTCCCCGTAAAATCCTCGGTTTCACCTTCTGTCGGGCCGACTCGCCATGCCGCTGTTCTGGAAACCGTACAAGTCCGATGTCACGCAGTTCATCGAGGAGCTGAAGGCCATGAAGCCGACGCTCGAGGACGAGCAGCGCGCCGGGCGGGCCCTGCTGTGGGACAAGCGCATCGACCGCGACGCGCAGCAAGAGTACCGCGAAGCCCGCGTGGCGCAGCAGCCCTACGTCTACCAGACCAAGGTCTGAGCACCGCGGACGTTCTGCCGTGAAAGACGACGCGAACACCACGCAGGCCTACCCGCCTGCCGTGCCCGACATGCCGCCGCCCCCCGCGCCGGTGCTGCCCGAGGAGGTGGACCGCGTCGCGATGGCGCGCCTGTACGGCGAGCCGCTGTTCACGCTGCCGCAGGACCTGTACATCCCGCCCGACGCGCTGGAGGTCTTCCTCGAGGCCTTCGAAGGTCCGCTGGACCTGCTGCTGTACCTGATCCGCAAGCAGAACTTCAACATCCTCGACATCCCGATGGCCGACGTGACGCGGCAGTACCTGGCGTATGTCGAGCAGATCCGCAAGACCAACCTCGAGCTGGCCAGCGAATATCTGCTGATGGCGGCGATGCTGATCGAGATCAAGTCGCGCATGCTGCTGCCGCCGAAGAAGACGGCCGACGGCCAGGAGCCGGAAGACCCGCGCGCCGAGCTGGTGCGCCGCCTCATCGAATACGAGCAGATCAAGCTGGCCGCCGCGCGGCTGGATGCCCTGCCGGTGCTGGGCCGCGATTTCCTGCGCGCGCAGGTCGTCATCGAGCAGTCGCTGACGCCGCGCTTTCCCGACGTGCATCCCGACGAACTGCGCGCGGCCTGGGCCGACATCCTGCGCCGCGCGAAGCTGACGCAGCACCACACGATCACGCGAGAGCAGCTTTCGGTGCGCGAGCACATGAGCATCGTGTTGCGCACGCTGCAAGGGCGCCGCTTCGTCGAGTTCGAAGACCTGTTCGACGTTCGCCGCGGCACGCCGGTGCTGGTGGTCACCTTCATCGCGCTGCTGGAGCTGGCGCGCGAGCACCTGCTGGAGATCACCCAGGCGGAAGCCTTCGCGCCGATCTACGTGCGGCTGGCCTACCAGCCGTCCTGACCCCTCTCCCATCCCTGCGGCCGCCATCGCATGGCGGGACCCTGAACATGCAAACCACGCCTGTCCAGTTTCATCGCCCCGCCCTGTGCTCCGGCACTGCCCGCTGGCGAACCGACGATGTCGAGGCGCTGTTCGAGCTGCCCTTCAACGAGCTGCTGTTTCGCGCGCAGACGGTGCACCGGGAGCACTTCGATCCGTCGGCGGTGCAGCTGTCGACGCTGCTGTCGATCAAGACCGGCGGCTGCCCCGAGAACTGCGCCTACTGTCCGCAGTCGGC
The Piscinibacter sp. XHJ-5 DNA segment above includes these coding regions:
- a CDS encoding formate dehydrogenase yields the protein MKSSALDRNADTGGTPPTRRRSLLLGAGVAGAAAIAAKTLPVAPEQAVAQANQPAAADPQQGYRLTQHVLRYYETTKV
- a CDS encoding molecular chaperone TorD family protein; the encoded protein is MNQPLRLSTTDDSDELARAEVYGLLAQLFYAPPSHELYEQLQVAPTVAPVAGAFLESSWTDVVGASRRLGREQAAAEYDALFLGIGKPEVFLYGSHHLAGALNEKPLVALRDTLAELGLERAETVTETEDHIAYLCEAMRFLIAGDDVAVSNLATQRRFFDTHLRAWAGAMCEQIAAHPAADFYRTVALFAQAFFAVESQAFDMLDA
- a CDS encoding 4Fe-4S dicluster domain-containing protein, with product MKTLICDCNKTMPLDPAALAKALPPDAGDGLQTLHSTLCRREAGAFQRAAKSGDDLLVACTQESRLFLELNAETEGAPGVQERPIRFVNIRESGGWSKDAKQATPKIAALIAAAQLPPPDPVPTVSYRSGGRVLIIGDAAAAQRAAAMLADKLEVSLLLTRPGGEVTQQRDWPVHAGTVKSLRGWLGQFEVEWDSGNPIDLDLCTRCNACIEACPESAIDFSYQIDLGRCRSHRDCVRVCEAAGAIDFERGPQTMSETFDLVLDLGATPVLALHQPPQGYFRAGTDPDRLVDAVLQLREMSGEFEKPTFFQYRSKLCAHSRNERVGCNACVEVCSAQAISSLATEGGGIRVEPHLCVGCGACTTVCPSGALTYATPSPDHQGRRLRTLLQTYRRAGGAAPALLLHSQGAGSRRLNALGRAARVSPSVRGVPARVLPVDVWHTASVGLDLWLAAFAYGASDVWLLLTDEEAPDYRKALAAQAEVANALMEGLGAAGRVRLLLSRDDDDLARLDAALQAPPAAAATVPPASFAVQADKRATLELAIDHLLSQAPARADAIALPAAGSPFGSITVDTGKCTLCLACVGACPESALGDNPERPQLRFIEKNCVQCGLCEITCPEQAIRLQPRLWLADEGKARKQPRVLNEVEPYRCIRCGKPFGTLKAIEAMIVKLAGHAMFQGAAAERLRMCSDCRVIDIHTSTDELKITDIR
- a CDS encoding DUF3306 domain-containing protein, which codes for MSDEGFLSRWSRRKAEVKAGVELPAEPVPADPAAVPPSAATLPAEAPEAPEPPPKDPPPTMQDVADLTPGSDFTRFVTRDVDPAVKNAALKKLFADPRFNMMDGLDIYIDDYGKPDPIPASMLRNMAQAQFLGLFEEEAQPPPPKASPDGAGAPLVTQSSVDPSAVPPDEDTDLRLQQDDAAGPGGPGKGPPA
- a CDS encoding DUF3305 domain-containing protein, coding for MTTDRPAVQVAVVMEREAQPNRWEDWRFRIVDVVIDEGFGTEARVLRDDGKLRRTLHPAFSVELFDDEGEGYYLNLSSGAPVWFVMWRVDDEDPSQARPEAVSVSYNEAGRWLDAQERVDNVPLPLPLCGWLQAYTDEHYRPEPKQRKRPASFLPPDKRGAR
- the apbC gene encoding iron-sulfur cluster carrier protein ApbC encodes the protein MPVTESALLEALKSVTDPNTGRDFVSAKQLKNLRIDGGDVAFDVELGYPAKSQVAALRKELIAAARSLPGVENVSVNLATRIIPHAVQRGVQLLPNVKNIVAVASGKGGVGKSTTAVNLALALAAEGAAVGILDADIYGPSQPMMMGIEGRPESNDGKTMEPLENYGVQVMSIGFLVDADNPMIWRGPMATQALEQLLRQTNWGDLDYLIVDMPPGTGDIQLTLSQRVPLTGAVIVTTPQDIALLDAKKGIKMFEKVGVPILGIVENMAVHVCEKCGHVEHIFGAEGGKKLAAEYGMDYLGALPLNLSIRVQADGGRPSVVSDPDGEIAGLYKGVARQVAVKIAQRAKDFSSKFPTISISKNT